From the Ctenopharyngodon idella isolate HZGC_01 chromosome 3, HZGC01, whole genome shotgun sequence genome, one window contains:
- the carm1 gene encoding histone-arginine methyltransferase CARM1 isoform X4, giving the protein MTLPRSKMAVSVFSGVRLLSIGDANGDIQRHSEQQPLRLEIKTNQDAALISLSNNEETCVFKCSVSRETECSRVGKQSFIITLGCNSVLLQFASPADFSSFYNLLKNCRGHRGERSVFSERTEESSAVQYFQFYGYLSQQQNMMQDYVRTGTYQRAILQNHTDFKDKVVLDVGCGSGILSFFAAQAGARKIYAVEASTMAQHAEVLVNSNRLSERVVVIPGKVEEVSLPEQVDIIISEPMGYMLFNERMLESYLHAKKFLKPNGKMFPTIGDVHLAPFTDEQLYMEQFTKANFWYQPSFHGVDLSALRGAAVDEYFRQPIVDTFDIRILMAKSVKYTVNFLEAKEEDLYKIEIPFKFHMMHSGLVHGLAFWFDVAFIGSVMTVWLSTAPTEPLTHWYQVRCLLQSPLFAKAGDTMSGTALLIANKRQSYDISIVAQVDQTGSKSSNLLDLKNPFFRYTGTTPTPPPGSHYSSPSENMWNTGGTYSMSQGMAVSGMPTAYDLSTVIGGSGTTVSHNNLIPLGATTAQQGPSSGSPHYPVTNQFTMGGPAISMASPMAIPSNTMHYGS; this is encoded by the exons ATGAGGAGACATGCGTCTTTAAGTGTTCAGTATCACGGGAGACAGAATGCAGTCGTGTTGGGAAGCAGTCCTTCATCATTACTCTGGGCTGTAACAGTGTCCTCCTGCAGTTTGCATCTCCAGCAG ATTTCTCATCATTCTATAACCTTCTGAAGAATTGCCGTGGACACAGGGGCGAACGTTCGGTCTTCAGTGAGAGGACGGAGGAGTCCTCAGCTGTACAGTATTTCCAG ttttatggCTACCTCTCTCAGCAACAAAACATGATGCAGGATTATGTGCGAACTGGAACATATCAACGAGCCATCCTCCAGAATCATACTGACTTCAAGGATAAA GTTGTGCTGGATGTAGGTTGTGGCTCTGGAATTCTATCATTTTTCGCAGCTCAGGCTGGTGCCCGTAAAATTTATGCTGTGGAGGCTAGCACCATGGCTCAACATGCAGAG GTTCTTGTAAACAGTAACAGGCTGTCAGAGCGTGTTGTGGTTATTCCTGGGAAAGTGGAGGAAGTGTCCCTGCCTGAGCAGGTGGACATAATCATCTCTGAACCCATGGGTTACATGCTGTTCAACGAAAGGATGCTGGAGAGCTATCTACATGCCAAGAAATTCCTCAAGCCTAACG GCAAAATGTTTCCCACCATTGGAGACGTTCACCTCGCTCCTTTCACAGATGAGCAGCTTTACATGGAGCAGTTTACGAAGGCCAATTTCTG GTACCAGCCATCTTTCCATGGGGTGGATTTGTCTGCACTGAGAGGAGCTGCGGTTGATGAATACTTCAGACAGCCTATTGTG GACACTTTTGATATCAGGATCCTTATGGCCAAATCAGTGAAATATACGGTCAACTTTTTAGAAGCTAAAGAAGAGGATCTTTACAA GATAGAAATCCCCTTCAAATTCCACATGATGCATTCAGGGCTTGTACATGGGCTGGCTTTTTGGTTTGATGTCGCATTCATTGGATCAGT GATGACGGTGTGGCTCTCTACGGCCCCCACCGAACCCCTCACTCACTGGTACCAGGTGCGCTGTCTGCTGCAGTCACCTCTCTTTGCCAAGGCAGGGGACACAATGTCAGGCACTGCACTTTTAATCGCCAACAAGAG ACAAAGCTATGACATTAGTATTGTTGCTCAAGTGGACCAGACAGGCTCCAAGTCCAGTAATCTACTTGATCTCAAGAACCCCTTCTTTCG GTACACGGGCACAACACCCACCCCACCTCCAGGGTCACACTATTCCTCCCCCTCAGAGAACATGTGGAACACTGGGGGAACCTATAGCATGAGCCAAGGCATGGCTGTGTCAG GGATGCCTACAGCCTATGATCTCAGTACTGTCATTGGCGGCAGTGGGACAACAGTGTCCCACAACAACCTCATCCCCCTTG GGGCCACAACAGCCCAGCAGGGTCCCAGCAGCGGCAGTCCTCATTACCCCGTCACCAACCAGTTCACCATGGGCGGCCCGGCTATCTCCATGGCATCTCCTATGGCCATCCCCAGCAACACCATGCACTACGGGAGCTAA
- the carm1 gene encoding histone-arginine methyltransferase CARM1 isoform X2 — protein MTLPRSKMAVSVFSGVRLLSIGDANGDIQRHSEQQPLRLEIKTNQDAALISLSNNEETCVFKCSVSRETECSRVGKQSFIITLGCNSVLLQFASPADFSSFYNLLKNCRGHRGERSVFSERTEESSAVQYFQFYGYLSQQQNMMQDYVRTGTYQRAILQNHTDFKDKVVLDVGCGSGILSFFAAQAGARKIYAVEASTMAQHAEVLVNSNRLSERVVVIPGKVEEVSLPEQVDIIISEPMGYMLFNERMLESYLHAKKFLKPNGKMFPTIGDVHLAPFTDEQLYMEQFTKANFWYQPSFHGVDLSALRGAAVDEYFRQPIVDTFDIRILMAKSVKYTVNFLEAKEEDLYKIEIPFKFHMMHSGLVHGLAFWFDVAFIGSVMTVWLSTAPTEPLTHWYQVRCLLQSPLFAKAGDTMSGTALLIANKRQSYDISIVAQVDQTGSKSSNLLDLKNPFFRYTGTTPTPPPGSHYSSPSENMWNTGGTYSMSQGMAVSGMPTAYDLSTVIGGSGTTVSHNNLIPLVNTGIVNHTHSRMGSIMSTGIVQGATTAQQGPSSGSPHYPVTNQFTMGGPAISMASPMAIPSNTMHYGS, from the exons ATGAGGAGACATGCGTCTTTAAGTGTTCAGTATCACGGGAGACAGAATGCAGTCGTGTTGGGAAGCAGTCCTTCATCATTACTCTGGGCTGTAACAGTGTCCTCCTGCAGTTTGCATCTCCAGCAG ATTTCTCATCATTCTATAACCTTCTGAAGAATTGCCGTGGACACAGGGGCGAACGTTCGGTCTTCAGTGAGAGGACGGAGGAGTCCTCAGCTGTACAGTATTTCCAG ttttatggCTACCTCTCTCAGCAACAAAACATGATGCAGGATTATGTGCGAACTGGAACATATCAACGAGCCATCCTCCAGAATCATACTGACTTCAAGGATAAA GTTGTGCTGGATGTAGGTTGTGGCTCTGGAATTCTATCATTTTTCGCAGCTCAGGCTGGTGCCCGTAAAATTTATGCTGTGGAGGCTAGCACCATGGCTCAACATGCAGAG GTTCTTGTAAACAGTAACAGGCTGTCAGAGCGTGTTGTGGTTATTCCTGGGAAAGTGGAGGAAGTGTCCCTGCCTGAGCAGGTGGACATAATCATCTCTGAACCCATGGGTTACATGCTGTTCAACGAAAGGATGCTGGAGAGCTATCTACATGCCAAGAAATTCCTCAAGCCTAACG GCAAAATGTTTCCCACCATTGGAGACGTTCACCTCGCTCCTTTCACAGATGAGCAGCTTTACATGGAGCAGTTTACGAAGGCCAATTTCTG GTACCAGCCATCTTTCCATGGGGTGGATTTGTCTGCACTGAGAGGAGCTGCGGTTGATGAATACTTCAGACAGCCTATTGTG GACACTTTTGATATCAGGATCCTTATGGCCAAATCAGTGAAATATACGGTCAACTTTTTAGAAGCTAAAGAAGAGGATCTTTACAA GATAGAAATCCCCTTCAAATTCCACATGATGCATTCAGGGCTTGTACATGGGCTGGCTTTTTGGTTTGATGTCGCATTCATTGGATCAGT GATGACGGTGTGGCTCTCTACGGCCCCCACCGAACCCCTCACTCACTGGTACCAGGTGCGCTGTCTGCTGCAGTCACCTCTCTTTGCCAAGGCAGGGGACACAATGTCAGGCACTGCACTTTTAATCGCCAACAAGAG ACAAAGCTATGACATTAGTATTGTTGCTCAAGTGGACCAGACAGGCTCCAAGTCCAGTAATCTACTTGATCTCAAGAACCCCTTCTTTCG GTACACGGGCACAACACCCACCCCACCTCCAGGGTCACACTATTCCTCCCCCTCAGAGAACATGTGGAACACTGGGGGAACCTATAGCATGAGCCAAGGCATGGCTGTGTCAG GGATGCCTACAGCCTATGATCTCAGTACTGTCATTGGCGGCAGTGGGACAACAGTGTCCCACAACAACCTCATCCCCCTTG TGAACACGGGGATTGTGAACCACACTCACTCCAGAATGGGCTCTATAATGAGCACCGGAATCGTCCAGG GGGCCACAACAGCCCAGCAGGGTCCCAGCAGCGGCAGTCCTCATTACCCCGTCACCAACCAGTTCACCATGGGCGGCCCGGCTATCTCCATGGCATCTCCTATGGCCATCCCCAGCAACACCATGCACTACGGGAGCTAA
- the carm1 gene encoding histone-arginine methyltransferase CARM1 isoform X1 has protein sequence MTLPRSKMAVSVFSGVRLLSIGDANGDIQRHSEQQPLRLEIKTNQDAALISLSNNEETCVFKCSVSRETECSRVGKQSFIITLGCNSVLLQFASPADFSSFYNLLKNCRGHRGERSVFSERTEESSAVQYFQFYGYLSQQQNMMQDYVRTGTYQRAILQNHTDFKDKVVLDVGCGSGILSFFAAQAGARKIYAVEASTMAQHAEVLVNSNRLSERVVVIPGKVEEVSLPEQVDIIISEPMGYMLFNERMLESYLHAKKFLKPNGKMFPTIGDVHLAPFTDEQLYMEQFTKANFWYQPSFHGVDLSALRGAAVDEYFRQPIVDTFDIRILMAKSVKYTVNFLEAKEEDLYKIEIPFKFHMMHSGLVHGLAFWFDVAFIGSVMTVWLSTAPTEPLTHWYQVRCLLQSPLFAKAGDTMSGTALLIANKRQSYDISIVAQVDQTGSKSSNLLDLKNPFFRYTGTTPTPPPGSHYSSPSENMWNTGGTYSMSQGMAVSGMPTAYDLSTVIGGSGTTVSHNNLIPLGTDTHALNTGIVNHTHSRMGSIMSTGIVQGATTAQQGPSSGSPHYPVTNQFTMGGPAISMASPMAIPSNTMHYGS, from the exons ATGAGGAGACATGCGTCTTTAAGTGTTCAGTATCACGGGAGACAGAATGCAGTCGTGTTGGGAAGCAGTCCTTCATCATTACTCTGGGCTGTAACAGTGTCCTCCTGCAGTTTGCATCTCCAGCAG ATTTCTCATCATTCTATAACCTTCTGAAGAATTGCCGTGGACACAGGGGCGAACGTTCGGTCTTCAGTGAGAGGACGGAGGAGTCCTCAGCTGTACAGTATTTCCAG ttttatggCTACCTCTCTCAGCAACAAAACATGATGCAGGATTATGTGCGAACTGGAACATATCAACGAGCCATCCTCCAGAATCATACTGACTTCAAGGATAAA GTTGTGCTGGATGTAGGTTGTGGCTCTGGAATTCTATCATTTTTCGCAGCTCAGGCTGGTGCCCGTAAAATTTATGCTGTGGAGGCTAGCACCATGGCTCAACATGCAGAG GTTCTTGTAAACAGTAACAGGCTGTCAGAGCGTGTTGTGGTTATTCCTGGGAAAGTGGAGGAAGTGTCCCTGCCTGAGCAGGTGGACATAATCATCTCTGAACCCATGGGTTACATGCTGTTCAACGAAAGGATGCTGGAGAGCTATCTACATGCCAAGAAATTCCTCAAGCCTAACG GCAAAATGTTTCCCACCATTGGAGACGTTCACCTCGCTCCTTTCACAGATGAGCAGCTTTACATGGAGCAGTTTACGAAGGCCAATTTCTG GTACCAGCCATCTTTCCATGGGGTGGATTTGTCTGCACTGAGAGGAGCTGCGGTTGATGAATACTTCAGACAGCCTATTGTG GACACTTTTGATATCAGGATCCTTATGGCCAAATCAGTGAAATATACGGTCAACTTTTTAGAAGCTAAAGAAGAGGATCTTTACAA GATAGAAATCCCCTTCAAATTCCACATGATGCATTCAGGGCTTGTACATGGGCTGGCTTTTTGGTTTGATGTCGCATTCATTGGATCAGT GATGACGGTGTGGCTCTCTACGGCCCCCACCGAACCCCTCACTCACTGGTACCAGGTGCGCTGTCTGCTGCAGTCACCTCTCTTTGCCAAGGCAGGGGACACAATGTCAGGCACTGCACTTTTAATCGCCAACAAGAG ACAAAGCTATGACATTAGTATTGTTGCTCAAGTGGACCAGACAGGCTCCAAGTCCAGTAATCTACTTGATCTCAAGAACCCCTTCTTTCG GTACACGGGCACAACACCCACCCCACCTCCAGGGTCACACTATTCCTCCCCCTCAGAGAACATGTGGAACACTGGGGGAACCTATAGCATGAGCCAAGGCATGGCTGTGTCAG GGATGCCTACAGCCTATGATCTCAGTACTGTCATTGGCGGCAGTGGGACAACAGTGTCCCACAACAACCTCATCCCCCTTGGTACAGACACGCATGCAC TGAACACGGGGATTGTGAACCACACTCACTCCAGAATGGGCTCTATAATGAGCACCGGAATCGTCCAGG GGGCCACAACAGCCCAGCAGGGTCCCAGCAGCGGCAGTCCTCATTACCCCGTCACCAACCAGTTCACCATGGGCGGCCCGGCTATCTCCATGGCATCTCCTATGGCCATCCCCAGCAACACCATGCACTACGGGAGCTAA
- the carm1 gene encoding histone-arginine methyltransferase CARM1 isoform X3: MTLPRSKMAVSVFSGVRLLSIGDANGDIQRHSEQQPLRLEIKTNQDAALISLSNNEETCVFKCSVSRETECSRVGKQSFIITLGCNSVLLQFASPADFSSFYNLLKNCRGHRGERSVFSERTEESSAVQYFQFYGYLSQQQNMMQDYVRTGTYQRAILQNHTDFKDKVVLDVGCGSGILSFFAAQAGARKIYAVEASTMAQHAEVLVNSNRLSERVVVIPGKVEEVSLPEQVDIIISEPMGYMLFNERMLESYLHAKKFLKPNGKMFPTIGDVHLAPFTDEQLYMEQFTKANFWYQPSFHGVDLSALRGAAVDEYFRQPIVDTFDIRILMAKSVKYTVNFLEAKEEDLYKIEIPFKFHMMHSGLVHGLAFWFDVAFIGSVMTVWLSTAPTEPLTHWYQVRCLLQSPLFAKAGDTMSGTALLIANKRQSYDISIVAQVDQTGSKSSNLLDLKNPFFRYTGTTPTPPPGSHYSSPSENMWNTGGTYSMSQGMAVSGMPTAYDLSTVIGGSGTTVSHNNLIPLGTDTHARATTAQQGPSSGSPHYPVTNQFTMGGPAISMASPMAIPSNTMHYGS; encoded by the exons ATGAGGAGACATGCGTCTTTAAGTGTTCAGTATCACGGGAGACAGAATGCAGTCGTGTTGGGAAGCAGTCCTTCATCATTACTCTGGGCTGTAACAGTGTCCTCCTGCAGTTTGCATCTCCAGCAG ATTTCTCATCATTCTATAACCTTCTGAAGAATTGCCGTGGACACAGGGGCGAACGTTCGGTCTTCAGTGAGAGGACGGAGGAGTCCTCAGCTGTACAGTATTTCCAG ttttatggCTACCTCTCTCAGCAACAAAACATGATGCAGGATTATGTGCGAACTGGAACATATCAACGAGCCATCCTCCAGAATCATACTGACTTCAAGGATAAA GTTGTGCTGGATGTAGGTTGTGGCTCTGGAATTCTATCATTTTTCGCAGCTCAGGCTGGTGCCCGTAAAATTTATGCTGTGGAGGCTAGCACCATGGCTCAACATGCAGAG GTTCTTGTAAACAGTAACAGGCTGTCAGAGCGTGTTGTGGTTATTCCTGGGAAAGTGGAGGAAGTGTCCCTGCCTGAGCAGGTGGACATAATCATCTCTGAACCCATGGGTTACATGCTGTTCAACGAAAGGATGCTGGAGAGCTATCTACATGCCAAGAAATTCCTCAAGCCTAACG GCAAAATGTTTCCCACCATTGGAGACGTTCACCTCGCTCCTTTCACAGATGAGCAGCTTTACATGGAGCAGTTTACGAAGGCCAATTTCTG GTACCAGCCATCTTTCCATGGGGTGGATTTGTCTGCACTGAGAGGAGCTGCGGTTGATGAATACTTCAGACAGCCTATTGTG GACACTTTTGATATCAGGATCCTTATGGCCAAATCAGTGAAATATACGGTCAACTTTTTAGAAGCTAAAGAAGAGGATCTTTACAA GATAGAAATCCCCTTCAAATTCCACATGATGCATTCAGGGCTTGTACATGGGCTGGCTTTTTGGTTTGATGTCGCATTCATTGGATCAGT GATGACGGTGTGGCTCTCTACGGCCCCCACCGAACCCCTCACTCACTGGTACCAGGTGCGCTGTCTGCTGCAGTCACCTCTCTTTGCCAAGGCAGGGGACACAATGTCAGGCACTGCACTTTTAATCGCCAACAAGAG ACAAAGCTATGACATTAGTATTGTTGCTCAAGTGGACCAGACAGGCTCCAAGTCCAGTAATCTACTTGATCTCAAGAACCCCTTCTTTCG GTACACGGGCACAACACCCACCCCACCTCCAGGGTCACACTATTCCTCCCCCTCAGAGAACATGTGGAACACTGGGGGAACCTATAGCATGAGCCAAGGCATGGCTGTGTCAG GGATGCCTACAGCCTATGATCTCAGTACTGTCATTGGCGGCAGTGGGACAACAGTGTCCCACAACAACCTCATCCCCCTTGGTACAGACACGCATGCAC GGGCCACAACAGCCCAGCAGGGTCCCAGCAGCGGCAGTCCTCATTACCCCGTCACCAACCAGTTCACCATGGGCGGCCCGGCTATCTCCATGGCATCTCCTATGGCCATCCCCAGCAACACCATGCACTACGGGAGCTAA